From Bactrocera oleae isolate idBacOlea1 chromosome 4, idBacOlea1, whole genome shotgun sequence:
gcaaaaattcgAACAAATTACACTGCTTTTAAGAGCCCACTGGATTCAgactaataatataatataacatttcaTAAACCTTTTAAGAATTGTTTTGAAGGCAACAAAAATTCGCTAGTAAAAATTGTGCTTAGAACATGGTTATATGTGATGATGTCTTTCAGTTGGATAGATCAGCTATTCAAAGTTCTCTAAATTGTTATGGTATATTGAGTTTTTGTCTACTTCTCGGCTGGGCCTGTAGCCGGACTGTTTTGGAATCTTTTCCGAAAAGCTGTTTGTTATTCGCATACAACCTTAAAATACTAGGGAGTTCTGATGGGCTCGACCAAACTTCCAGCAAAGGTGCAAGtactaaattattattattattatcttaaaatattatagtaaagttggattttagttaACAAAACTGGTGTTTAATAAGTCTTCGTGCAAGGTATTGGAATAAAGTTTGTCTTGTTATGTTCGATTTAgtaattttgggttttttatgaGTGAAATAGATgttctaatatatttaaaaatagaatttttataatttttgatgcTGTCTGTAAGTATGGTGTTATAACAGTAATATCGGTGATAAattgttttaagatttttttgtgACTTTGAGTACACCATTTTCTTTTTCACTCGAATCGATTTCgatacatttaaatttgtttaatttaaatttttttcatttcagtaatgctttatttaattatacgtATATTATGcagcaaaaaatttcaattattgctAATAATTCTCTTGAACTTTCGTGATATGGTAAACTACATGATTAGTATACAAGTGGACGATCTTCCAATTGATCATCTTTTTGGTAAAAGCGTAGTTAGGAATTGCAGATATATACTAGCAAACTTGGACTATGACGAATCGAATACACAAAATCTGATAAGCCATCTGGTGTCGAGAGTTGGAAATCAcagaaaaacacaaatatttcgcTCTAAAATCACTGGTAACAAAATCATCGGAAAAAGCTATccgaaaagttataaaataattcGAGCACTTAATTTTCCACTAAATCGTGAATATCTACGAAAAGAGTACCTCGCTCAAGTCGTTGGATCTGATTTACATATCTGTCCACATGGGAGTATACagcaatttgttaattttttcaccATACATAGCGATTACAATGAAACCACTGTATGGCTTCTCATGCTCACCAATCCCCAACTGCTTTTACATCCTTATCTTGAACATCATGGCTTTCCGGTGCCACAATTGTTCGGCATGTGCGGTTTAACCATATTTCAGGAGCATGTCGGCCCGACGCTACAACATTTCTACAAGgcaaatttcgaaattaaattgcgCATAGCCAAGCAACTGCTTGAGTCTGCTTTGAAATTCACAAATGGCTTTGAGGGTTACCGCATGTATCTAACCGATTTAACGGCAGACAATTTAATCTACAATGAGGAACGTGACAAACTATTTTTCATTGATTTAAATACCGCATTTATAGTGGATTCGAAGGACACAATCCATAAAGATGGCATAGATcaacatgaaaatattgaatgcgATGATTGCTTTGCCTTCGTGCCGGATCGTTTGTGCTCGTATGGTATAAGCGATGTGAATTTACTAGAATCGTGTCTCTTTTTGCATGAGAACTTGAAGCGTGATCGCACGGGCGGTTTCTTAAAACCAATACCAGCGGATATCACAGCTAAATATCCAAATTTGGAAACGTTACTCGACAGCTGTGTTAATGGAGTGATAAAAACTGAAACGGAGTCAGTTGAAGAAATGTCGCGTTTTCTTACAACGCTTAAGTTGATAGAATTATTCTCAGATATTTTTAACGAATTTTAGATAATGTTGGAAACTAAGTAATAATTATATGTTTCCATAgtatttgtacttgtatattgttaaaatataagttaactttcggtgatattaatgtgaaaataaatgtgaaattgcaaat
This genomic window contains:
- the LOC106626759 gene encoding divergent protein kinase domain 2A yields the protein MFMLDGLSFETLYCFFFLNINHLHILSVGVMLYLIIRILCSKKFQLLLIILLNFRDMVNYMISIQVDDLPIDHLFGKSVVRNCRYILANLDYDESNTQNLISHLVSRVGNHRKTQIFRSKITGNKIIGKSYPKSYKIIRALNFPLNREYLRKEYLAQVVGSDLHICPHGSIQQFVNFFTIHSDYNETTVWLLMLTNPQLLLHPYLEHHGFPVPQLFGMCGLTIFQEHVGPTLQHFYKANFEIKLRIAKQLLESALKFTNGFEGYRMYLTDLTADNLIYNEERDKLFFIDLNTAFIVDSKDTIHKDGIDQHENIECDDCFAFVPDRLCSYGISDVNLLESCLFLHENLKRDRTGGFLKPIPADITAKYPNLETLLDSCVNGVIKTETESVEEMSRFLTTLKLIELFSDIFNEF